The Symphalangus syndactylus isolate Jambi chromosome 23, NHGRI_mSymSyn1-v2.1_pri, whole genome shotgun sequence genome has a window encoding:
- the ATF6B gene encoding cyclic AMP-dependent transcription factor ATF-6 beta isoform X4, whose protein sequence is MFGGWGGKMAELMLLSEIADPTRFFTDNLLSPEDWGLQNSTLYSGLDEVAEDQTQLFRCPEQDVPFDGSSLDVGMDVSPPEPPWELLPIFPDLQVKSEPSSPCSSSSLSSESSRLSTEPSSEALGVGEVLHVKTESLAPPLCLLGDDPTSSFETIQINIVPTSDDSSDVQTKIEPVSPCSSINSEASLLSADSSSQAFIGEEVLEVKTESLSPSRCLLWDVPAPSLGAVQISMGPSPDGSSGKALPTRKPPLQPKPVVLTTVPMPPRAVPPSTTVLLQPLVQPPPVSPVVLIQGAIRVQPEGPAPSLPRPERKSIVPAPMPGNSCPPEVDAKLLKRQQRMIKNRESACQSRRKKKEYLQGLEARLQAVLADNQQLRRENAALRRRLEALLAENSELKLGSGNRKVVCIMVFLLFIAFNFGPVSISEPPSAPISPRMNKGEPQPRRHLLGFSEREPVHGVEPLQGSSQGPKEPQPSPTDQPSFRLADELSGWVQRHQRGRRKIPQRAQERQKSQPRKKSPPVKAVPIQPPGPPERDSVGQLQLYRHPDRSQPAFLDAIDRREDTFYVVSFRRDHLLLPAISHNKTSRPKMSLVMPAMAPNETLSGHGAPGDYEEMMQIECEVMDTRVIHIKTSTVPPSLRKQPSPTPGNATGGPLPASAASQAHQASHQPLYLNHP, encoded by the exons atgtttggggggtgggggggaaagATGGCGGAGCTGATGCTCCTCAGCGAGATTGCTGACCCGACGCGTTTCTTCACCGACAACCTGCTTAGCCCGGAGGACTGGGGTCTGCAGA ACAGCACCTTGTATTCTGGCCTAGATGAAGTGGCCGAGGACCAGACGCAGCTCTTCCGTTGCCCGGAGCAGGATGTCCCG TTTGACGGCAGCTCCCTGGACGTGGGGATGGATGTCAGCCCGCCTGAGCCCCCATGGGAACTCCTGCCGATCTTCCCAG ATCTTCAGGTGAAGTCTGAGCCATCTTCcccctgctcttcctcctccctcagctccgAGTCATCACGTCTCTCCACAGAGCCATCCAGCGAG GCTCTTGGGGTAGGGGAGGTGctccatgtgaagacagagtcCTTGGCACCCCCACTGTGTCTCCTGGGAGATGACCCAACATCCTCATTTGAAACCATCCAGATCAACATAGTCCCCACCTCTGATGATTCCTCAG ATGTCCAGACCAAGATAGAACCTGTCTCTCCATGTTCTTCCATCAACTCTGAGGCCTCCCTGCTCTCAGCCGACTCCTCTAGCCAG GCTTTTATAGGAGAGGAGGTCCTGGAAGTGAAGACAGAGTCCCTGTCCCCTTCAAGATGCCTCCTGTGGGATGTCCCAGCCCCCTCACTTGGAGCTGTCCAGATCAGCATGGGCCCATCCCCTGATGGCTCTTCAG GGAAAGCCCTGCCCACCCGGAAGCCGCCACTGCAGCCCAAACCTGTGGTGCTAACCACTGTCCCAATGCCACCCAGAGCTGTGCCTCCCAGCACCACCGTCCTTCTGCAGCCCCTCGTCCAGCCACCCCCAG TGTCCCCAGTTGTCCTCATCCAGGGTGCTATTCGAGTCCAGCCTGAAGGGCCGGCTCCCTCTCTACCACGGCCTGAGAGGAAGAGCATCGTTCCCGCTCCTATGCCTGGAAACTCCTGCCCGCCTGAAGTGGAT GCAAAACTGCTGAAGCGGCAGCAGCGAATGATCAAGAACCGGGAGTCAGCCTGCCAGTCccggagaaagaagaaagagtatcTGCAGGGACTGGAGGCTCGGCTGCAGGCAGTACTGGCTGACAACCAGCAGCTCCGCCGGGAGAATGCTGCCCTCCGGCGGCGGCTGGAGGCCCTGCTGGCTGAA AACAGCGAGCTCAAGTTAGGGTCTGGAAACAGGAAGGTGGTCTGCATCATGGTCTTCCTTCTCTTCATTGCCTTCAACTTTGGACCCGTCAG CATCAGTGAGCCTCCTTCAGCTCCCATCTCTCCTCGGATGAACAAGGGGGAGCCTCAACCCCGGAGACATTTGCTGGGGTTCTCAGAGCGAGAGCCAGTTCATGGAGTTGAACCTCTCCAGGGGTCCTCCCAGGGCCCTAAggagccccagcccagccccacagACCAGCCCAGTTTCAg GCTTGCTGATGAGTTGAGCGGCTGGGTCCAGCGCCACCAGAGAGGCCGGCGGAAGATCCCTCAGAGGGCCCAGGAGAGACAG AAGTCTCAGCCACGGAAGAAGTCACCTCCAGTTAAGGCAGTCCCCATCCAACCCCCTGGACCCCCGGAAAG GGATTCTGTGGGCCAGCTGCAGCTATATCGCCACCCAGACCGTTCGCAGCCAGCGTTCTTGGATGCAATTGACCGACGGGAAGACACATTTTATGTTGTCTCTTTCCGAAGG GACCACCTGCTGCTCCCAGCCATCAGCCACAACAAGACCTCCCGGCCCAAGATGTCCCTGGTGATGCCTGCCATGGCCCCCAATG AGACCCTGTCAGGCCATGGGGCCCCGGGGGACTATGAGGAGATGATGCAGATCGAGTGTGAGGTCATGGACACCAGGGTGATTCACATCAAGACCTCCACAGTGCCCCCCTCGCTCCGAAAACAGCCATCCCCAACCCCAGGCAATGCCACAGGTGGCCCCTTGCCAGCCTCTGCAGCCAGCCAGGCCCACCAGGCCTCCCACCAGCCCCTCTACCTCAATCATCCCTGA
- the ATF6B gene encoding cyclic AMP-dependent transcription factor ATF-6 beta isoform X2: MFGGWGGKMAELMLLSEIADPTRFFTDNLLSPEDWGLQNSTLYSGLDEVAEDQTQLFRCPEQDVPFDGSSLDVGMDVSPPEPPWELLPIFPDLQVKSEPSSPCSSSSLSSESSRLSTEPSSEALGVGEVLHVKTESLAPPLCLLGDDPTSSFETIQINIVPTSDDSSDVQTKIEPVSPCSSINSEASLLSADSSSQAFIGEEVLEVKTESLSPSRCLLWDVPAPSLGAVQISMGPSPDGSSGKALPTRKPPLQPKPVVLTTVPMPPRAVPPSTTVLLQPLVQPPPVSPVVLIQGAIRVQPEGPAPSLPRPERKSIVPAPMPGNSCPPEVDAKLLKRQQRMIKNRESACQSRRKKKEYLQGLEARLQAVLADNQQLRRENAALRRRLEALLAENSELKLGSGNRKVVCIMVFLLFIAFNFGPVSISEPPSAPISPRMNKGEPQPRRHLLGFSEREPVHGVEPLQGSSQGPKEPQPSPTDQPSFSNLTAFPGGAKELLLRDLDQLFLSSDCRHFNRTESLRLADELSGWVQRHQRGRRKIPQRAQERQSQPRKKSPPVKAVPIQPPGPPERDSVGQLQLYRHPDRSQPAFLDAIDRREDTFYVVSFRRDHLLLPAISHNKTSRPKMSLVMPAMAPNETLSGHGAPGDYEEMMQIECEVMDTRVIHIKTSTVPPSLRKQPSPTPGNATGGPLPASAASQAHQASHQPLYLNHP; encoded by the exons atgtttggggggtgggggggaaagATGGCGGAGCTGATGCTCCTCAGCGAGATTGCTGACCCGACGCGTTTCTTCACCGACAACCTGCTTAGCCCGGAGGACTGGGGTCTGCAGA ACAGCACCTTGTATTCTGGCCTAGATGAAGTGGCCGAGGACCAGACGCAGCTCTTCCGTTGCCCGGAGCAGGATGTCCCG TTTGACGGCAGCTCCCTGGACGTGGGGATGGATGTCAGCCCGCCTGAGCCCCCATGGGAACTCCTGCCGATCTTCCCAG ATCTTCAGGTGAAGTCTGAGCCATCTTCcccctgctcttcctcctccctcagctccgAGTCATCACGTCTCTCCACAGAGCCATCCAGCGAG GCTCTTGGGGTAGGGGAGGTGctccatgtgaagacagagtcCTTGGCACCCCCACTGTGTCTCCTGGGAGATGACCCAACATCCTCATTTGAAACCATCCAGATCAACATAGTCCCCACCTCTGATGATTCCTCAG ATGTCCAGACCAAGATAGAACCTGTCTCTCCATGTTCTTCCATCAACTCTGAGGCCTCCCTGCTCTCAGCCGACTCCTCTAGCCAG GCTTTTATAGGAGAGGAGGTCCTGGAAGTGAAGACAGAGTCCCTGTCCCCTTCAAGATGCCTCCTGTGGGATGTCCCAGCCCCCTCACTTGGAGCTGTCCAGATCAGCATGGGCCCATCCCCTGATGGCTCTTCAG GGAAAGCCCTGCCCACCCGGAAGCCGCCACTGCAGCCCAAACCTGTGGTGCTAACCACTGTCCCAATGCCACCCAGAGCTGTGCCTCCCAGCACCACCGTCCTTCTGCAGCCCCTCGTCCAGCCACCCCCAG TGTCCCCAGTTGTCCTCATCCAGGGTGCTATTCGAGTCCAGCCTGAAGGGCCGGCTCCCTCTCTACCACGGCCTGAGAGGAAGAGCATCGTTCCCGCTCCTATGCCTGGAAACTCCTGCCCGCCTGAAGTGGAT GCAAAACTGCTGAAGCGGCAGCAGCGAATGATCAAGAACCGGGAGTCAGCCTGCCAGTCccggagaaagaagaaagagtatcTGCAGGGACTGGAGGCTCGGCTGCAGGCAGTACTGGCTGACAACCAGCAGCTCCGCCGGGAGAATGCTGCCCTCCGGCGGCGGCTGGAGGCCCTGCTGGCTGAA AACAGCGAGCTCAAGTTAGGGTCTGGAAACAGGAAGGTGGTCTGCATCATGGTCTTCCTTCTCTTCATTGCCTTCAACTTTGGACCCGTCAG CATCAGTGAGCCTCCTTCAGCTCCCATCTCTCCTCGGATGAACAAGGGGGAGCCTCAACCCCGGAGACATTTGCTGGGGTTCTCAGAGCGAGAGCCAGTTCATGGAGTTGAACCTCTCCAGGGGTCCTCCCAGGGCCCTAAggagccccagcccagccccacagACCAGCCCAGTTTCAg CAACCTGACAGCCTTCCCTGGGGGCGCCAAGGAGCTACTACTAAGAGACCTAGACCAGCTCTTCCTCTCCTCTGATTGCCGGCACTTCAACCGCACCGAGTCCCTGAG GCTTGCTGATGAGTTGAGCGGCTGGGTCCAGCGCCACCAGAGAGGCCGGCGGAAGATCCCTCAGAGGGCCCAGGAGAGACAG TCTCAGCCACGGAAGAAGTCACCTCCAGTTAAGGCAGTCCCCATCCAACCCCCTGGACCCCCGGAAAG GGATTCTGTGGGCCAGCTGCAGCTATATCGCCACCCAGACCGTTCGCAGCCAGCGTTCTTGGATGCAATTGACCGACGGGAAGACACATTTTATGTTGTCTCTTTCCGAAGG GACCACCTGCTGCTCCCAGCCATCAGCCACAACAAGACCTCCCGGCCCAAGATGTCCCTGGTGATGCCTGCCATGGCCCCCAATG AGACCCTGTCAGGCCATGGGGCCCCGGGGGACTATGAGGAGATGATGCAGATCGAGTGTGAGGTCATGGACACCAGGGTGATTCACATCAAGACCTCCACAGTGCCCCCCTCGCTCCGAAAACAGCCATCCCCAACCCCAGGCAATGCCACAGGTGGCCCCTTGCCAGCCTCTGCAGCCAGCCAGGCCCACCAGGCCTCCCACCAGCCCCTCTACCTCAATCATCCCTGA
- the ATF6B gene encoding cyclic AMP-dependent transcription factor ATF-6 beta isoform X3 codes for MFGGWGGKMAELMLLSEIADPTRFFTDNLLSPEDWDSTLYSGLDEVAEDQTQLFRCPEQDVPFDGSSLDVGMDVSPPEPPWELLPIFPDLQVKSEPSSPCSSSSLSSESSRLSTEPSSEALGVGEVLHVKTESLAPPLCLLGDDPTSSFETIQINIVPTSDDSSDVQTKIEPVSPCSSINSEASLLSADSSSQAFIGEEVLEVKTESLSPSRCLLWDVPAPSLGAVQISMGPSPDGSSGKALPTRKPPLQPKPVVLTTVPMPPRAVPPSTTVLLQPLVQPPPVSPVVLIQGAIRVQPEGPAPSLPRPERKSIVPAPMPGNSCPPEVDAKLLKRQQRMIKNRESACQSRRKKKEYLQGLEARLQAVLADNQQLRRENAALRRRLEALLAENSELKLGSGNRKVVCIMVFLLFIAFNFGPVSISEPPSAPISPRMNKGEPQPRRHLLGFSEREPVHGVEPLQGSSQGPKEPQPSPTDQPSFSNLTAFPGGAKELLLRDLDQLFLSSDCRHFNRTESLRLADELSGWVQRHQRGRRKIPQRAQERQKSQPRKKSPPVKAVPIQPPGPPERDSVGQLQLYRHPDRSQPAFLDAIDRREDTFYVVSFRRDHLLLPAISHNKTSRPKMSLVMPAMAPNETLSGHGAPGDYEEMMQIECEVMDTRVIHIKTSTVPPSLRKQPSPTPGNATGGPLPASAASQAHQASHQPLYLNHP; via the exons atgtttggggggtgggggggaaagATGGCGGAGCTGATGCTCCTCAGCGAGATTGCTGACCCGACGCGTTTCTTCACCGACAACCTGCTTAGCCCGGAGGACTGGG ACAGCACCTTGTATTCTGGCCTAGATGAAGTGGCCGAGGACCAGACGCAGCTCTTCCGTTGCCCGGAGCAGGATGTCCCG TTTGACGGCAGCTCCCTGGACGTGGGGATGGATGTCAGCCCGCCTGAGCCCCCATGGGAACTCCTGCCGATCTTCCCAG ATCTTCAGGTGAAGTCTGAGCCATCTTCcccctgctcttcctcctccctcagctccgAGTCATCACGTCTCTCCACAGAGCCATCCAGCGAG GCTCTTGGGGTAGGGGAGGTGctccatgtgaagacagagtcCTTGGCACCCCCACTGTGTCTCCTGGGAGATGACCCAACATCCTCATTTGAAACCATCCAGATCAACATAGTCCCCACCTCTGATGATTCCTCAG ATGTCCAGACCAAGATAGAACCTGTCTCTCCATGTTCTTCCATCAACTCTGAGGCCTCCCTGCTCTCAGCCGACTCCTCTAGCCAG GCTTTTATAGGAGAGGAGGTCCTGGAAGTGAAGACAGAGTCCCTGTCCCCTTCAAGATGCCTCCTGTGGGATGTCCCAGCCCCCTCACTTGGAGCTGTCCAGATCAGCATGGGCCCATCCCCTGATGGCTCTTCAG GGAAAGCCCTGCCCACCCGGAAGCCGCCACTGCAGCCCAAACCTGTGGTGCTAACCACTGTCCCAATGCCACCCAGAGCTGTGCCTCCCAGCACCACCGTCCTTCTGCAGCCCCTCGTCCAGCCACCCCCAG TGTCCCCAGTTGTCCTCATCCAGGGTGCTATTCGAGTCCAGCCTGAAGGGCCGGCTCCCTCTCTACCACGGCCTGAGAGGAAGAGCATCGTTCCCGCTCCTATGCCTGGAAACTCCTGCCCGCCTGAAGTGGAT GCAAAACTGCTGAAGCGGCAGCAGCGAATGATCAAGAACCGGGAGTCAGCCTGCCAGTCccggagaaagaagaaagagtatcTGCAGGGACTGGAGGCTCGGCTGCAGGCAGTACTGGCTGACAACCAGCAGCTCCGCCGGGAGAATGCTGCCCTCCGGCGGCGGCTGGAGGCCCTGCTGGCTGAA AACAGCGAGCTCAAGTTAGGGTCTGGAAACAGGAAGGTGGTCTGCATCATGGTCTTCCTTCTCTTCATTGCCTTCAACTTTGGACCCGTCAG CATCAGTGAGCCTCCTTCAGCTCCCATCTCTCCTCGGATGAACAAGGGGGAGCCTCAACCCCGGAGACATTTGCTGGGGTTCTCAGAGCGAGAGCCAGTTCATGGAGTTGAACCTCTCCAGGGGTCCTCCCAGGGCCCTAAggagccccagcccagccccacagACCAGCCCAGTTTCAg CAACCTGACAGCCTTCCCTGGGGGCGCCAAGGAGCTACTACTAAGAGACCTAGACCAGCTCTTCCTCTCCTCTGATTGCCGGCACTTCAACCGCACCGAGTCCCTGAG GCTTGCTGATGAGTTGAGCGGCTGGGTCCAGCGCCACCAGAGAGGCCGGCGGAAGATCCCTCAGAGGGCCCAGGAGAGACAG AAGTCTCAGCCACGGAAGAAGTCACCTCCAGTTAAGGCAGTCCCCATCCAACCCCCTGGACCCCCGGAAAG GGATTCTGTGGGCCAGCTGCAGCTATATCGCCACCCAGACCGTTCGCAGCCAGCGTTCTTGGATGCAATTGACCGACGGGAAGACACATTTTATGTTGTCTCTTTCCGAAGG GACCACCTGCTGCTCCCAGCCATCAGCCACAACAAGACCTCCCGGCCCAAGATGTCCCTGGTGATGCCTGCCATGGCCCCCAATG AGACCCTGTCAGGCCATGGGGCCCCGGGGGACTATGAGGAGATGATGCAGATCGAGTGTGAGGTCATGGACACCAGGGTGATTCACATCAAGACCTCCACAGTGCCCCCCTCGCTCCGAAAACAGCCATCCCCAACCCCAGGCAATGCCACAGGTGGCCCCTTGCCAGCCTCTGCAGCCAGCCAGGCCCACCAGGCCTCCCACCAGCCCCTCTACCTCAATCATCCCTGA
- the ATF6B gene encoding cyclic AMP-dependent transcription factor ATF-6 beta isoform X1, with protein MFGGWGGKMAELMLLSEIADPTRFFTDNLLSPEDWGLQNSTLYSGLDEVAEDQTQLFRCPEQDVPFDGSSLDVGMDVSPPEPPWELLPIFPDLQVKSEPSSPCSSSSLSSESSRLSTEPSSEALGVGEVLHVKTESLAPPLCLLGDDPTSSFETIQINIVPTSDDSSDVQTKIEPVSPCSSINSEASLLSADSSSQAFIGEEVLEVKTESLSPSRCLLWDVPAPSLGAVQISMGPSPDGSSGKALPTRKPPLQPKPVVLTTVPMPPRAVPPSTTVLLQPLVQPPPVSPVVLIQGAIRVQPEGPAPSLPRPERKSIVPAPMPGNSCPPEVDAKLLKRQQRMIKNRESACQSRRKKKEYLQGLEARLQAVLADNQQLRRENAALRRRLEALLAENSELKLGSGNRKVVCIMVFLLFIAFNFGPVSISEPPSAPISPRMNKGEPQPRRHLLGFSEREPVHGVEPLQGSSQGPKEPQPSPTDQPSFSNLTAFPGGAKELLLRDLDQLFLSSDCRHFNRTESLRLADELSGWVQRHQRGRRKIPQRAQERQKSQPRKKSPPVKAVPIQPPGPPERDSVGQLQLYRHPDRSQPAFLDAIDRREDTFYVVSFRRDHLLLPAISHNKTSRPKMSLVMPAMAPNETLSGHGAPGDYEEMMQIECEVMDTRVIHIKTSTVPPSLRKQPSPTPGNATGGPLPASAASQAHQASHQPLYLNHP; from the exons atgtttggggggtgggggggaaagATGGCGGAGCTGATGCTCCTCAGCGAGATTGCTGACCCGACGCGTTTCTTCACCGACAACCTGCTTAGCCCGGAGGACTGGGGTCTGCAGA ACAGCACCTTGTATTCTGGCCTAGATGAAGTGGCCGAGGACCAGACGCAGCTCTTCCGTTGCCCGGAGCAGGATGTCCCG TTTGACGGCAGCTCCCTGGACGTGGGGATGGATGTCAGCCCGCCTGAGCCCCCATGGGAACTCCTGCCGATCTTCCCAG ATCTTCAGGTGAAGTCTGAGCCATCTTCcccctgctcttcctcctccctcagctccgAGTCATCACGTCTCTCCACAGAGCCATCCAGCGAG GCTCTTGGGGTAGGGGAGGTGctccatgtgaagacagagtcCTTGGCACCCCCACTGTGTCTCCTGGGAGATGACCCAACATCCTCATTTGAAACCATCCAGATCAACATAGTCCCCACCTCTGATGATTCCTCAG ATGTCCAGACCAAGATAGAACCTGTCTCTCCATGTTCTTCCATCAACTCTGAGGCCTCCCTGCTCTCAGCCGACTCCTCTAGCCAG GCTTTTATAGGAGAGGAGGTCCTGGAAGTGAAGACAGAGTCCCTGTCCCCTTCAAGATGCCTCCTGTGGGATGTCCCAGCCCCCTCACTTGGAGCTGTCCAGATCAGCATGGGCCCATCCCCTGATGGCTCTTCAG GGAAAGCCCTGCCCACCCGGAAGCCGCCACTGCAGCCCAAACCTGTGGTGCTAACCACTGTCCCAATGCCACCCAGAGCTGTGCCTCCCAGCACCACCGTCCTTCTGCAGCCCCTCGTCCAGCCACCCCCAG TGTCCCCAGTTGTCCTCATCCAGGGTGCTATTCGAGTCCAGCCTGAAGGGCCGGCTCCCTCTCTACCACGGCCTGAGAGGAAGAGCATCGTTCCCGCTCCTATGCCTGGAAACTCCTGCCCGCCTGAAGTGGAT GCAAAACTGCTGAAGCGGCAGCAGCGAATGATCAAGAACCGGGAGTCAGCCTGCCAGTCccggagaaagaagaaagagtatcTGCAGGGACTGGAGGCTCGGCTGCAGGCAGTACTGGCTGACAACCAGCAGCTCCGCCGGGAGAATGCTGCCCTCCGGCGGCGGCTGGAGGCCCTGCTGGCTGAA AACAGCGAGCTCAAGTTAGGGTCTGGAAACAGGAAGGTGGTCTGCATCATGGTCTTCCTTCTCTTCATTGCCTTCAACTTTGGACCCGTCAG CATCAGTGAGCCTCCTTCAGCTCCCATCTCTCCTCGGATGAACAAGGGGGAGCCTCAACCCCGGAGACATTTGCTGGGGTTCTCAGAGCGAGAGCCAGTTCATGGAGTTGAACCTCTCCAGGGGTCCTCCCAGGGCCCTAAggagccccagcccagccccacagACCAGCCCAGTTTCAg CAACCTGACAGCCTTCCCTGGGGGCGCCAAGGAGCTACTACTAAGAGACCTAGACCAGCTCTTCCTCTCCTCTGATTGCCGGCACTTCAACCGCACCGAGTCCCTGAG GCTTGCTGATGAGTTGAGCGGCTGGGTCCAGCGCCACCAGAGAGGCCGGCGGAAGATCCCTCAGAGGGCCCAGGAGAGACAG AAGTCTCAGCCACGGAAGAAGTCACCTCCAGTTAAGGCAGTCCCCATCCAACCCCCTGGACCCCCGGAAAG GGATTCTGTGGGCCAGCTGCAGCTATATCGCCACCCAGACCGTTCGCAGCCAGCGTTCTTGGATGCAATTGACCGACGGGAAGACACATTTTATGTTGTCTCTTTCCGAAGG GACCACCTGCTGCTCCCAGCCATCAGCCACAACAAGACCTCCCGGCCCAAGATGTCCCTGGTGATGCCTGCCATGGCCCCCAATG AGACCCTGTCAGGCCATGGGGCCCCGGGGGACTATGAGGAGATGATGCAGATCGAGTGTGAGGTCATGGACACCAGGGTGATTCACATCAAGACCTCCACAGTGCCCCCCTCGCTCCGAAAACAGCCATCCCCAACCCCAGGCAATGCCACAGGTGGCCCCTTGCCAGCCTCTGCAGCCAGCCAGGCCCACCAGGCCTCCCACCAGCCCCTCTACCTCAATCATCCCTGA